Proteins encoded by one window of Kwoniella dendrophila CBS 6074 chromosome 9, complete sequence:
- a CDS encoding GTP-binding protein ypt1 — protein sequence MSAPEYDYLFKLLLIGDSGVGKSCLLLRFADDTYTESYISTIGVDFKIRTIELEGKTVKLQIWDTAGQERFRTITSSYYRGAHGIIVVYDVTDSDTYANVKQWLQEIDRYAVEGVNKLLVGNKSDLATKKVVEYAAAKAFADELGIPFLETSAKNATNVEQAFLTMSKQIKDRMGSTSMASGPGAKSTIKGLGQNVEQKAAGGCC from the exons ATGTCAGCCCCAGAATACGATTATCTTTTCAAA CTTCTCCTCATTGGTGATTCAGGTGTAGGAAAATCATGTTTACTTCTTAGATTTGCCGATGATACTTATACCGAGTCGTATATTTCAACTATCGGA GTTGATTTCAAGATTAGAACCATTGaacttgaaggtaaaacagtAAAGCTCCAAATT TGGGATACTGCTGGACAAGAACGATTTAG AAcaatcacatcatcatacTACCGAGGTGCTCACGGAATTATAGTAGTCTACGATGTAACCGATAGTG ATACCTACGCCAATGTCAAACAATGGTTACAAGAAATCGACCGATATGCTGTGGAAGGTGTCAATAAACTCCTTGTAGGAAACAAATCCGATTTAGCTACCAAGAAAGTTGTCGAATACGCTGCTGCCAAAGCATTCGCcgatgaattaggtattcCATTCCTTGAAACTTCTGCCAAGAACGCTACCAACGTAGAACAAGCTTTCTTGACCATGTcaaaacaaatcaaagacAG AATGGGTTCAACATCTATGGCTTCAGGACCAGGCgctaaatcaacaatcaaaggCCTTGGACAAAACGTTGAACAAAAAGCTGCTGGTGGATGTTGTTAA